From the Salmo trutta chromosome 2, fSalTru1.1, whole genome shotgun sequence genome, one window contains:
- the LOC115149537 gene encoding myosin-7-like: MGDSLMAEFGAAASYLRKSDKERMECQTRPFDIKRECYVPDPEVEYVKATITSRDGAKVTVDTEFGKTVTVKEDDVHPQNPPKFDKIEDMAMFTFLHEPAVLFNLKERYAAWMIYTYSGLFCVTVNPYKWLPVYDQSVVNAYRGKKRTEAPPHIFSISDNAYQYMLSDRENQSVLITGESGAGKTVNTKRVIQYFASIAAVSGKKSAAEEKKGTLEDQIIQANPALEAFGNAKTIRNDNSSRFGKFIRIHFGVSGKLSSADIETYLLEKSRVTFQLKAERDYHIFYQILSQKKPELLEMLLITSNPYDYAFISQGEITVTSINDADELMATDDAFNVLGFSQEEINGIYKLTGAIMHYGNMKFKNKQREEQAEADGTEDIDKAAYLMGLNSADLVKGLCHPRVKVGNEWVTKGQSVDQVNYSIGALSKKIYENMFLWMVIRINLSLDTKNARQHFIGVLDIAGFEIFDFNTFEQLCINFTNEKLQQFFNHHMFVLEQEEYKKEGIVWEFIDFGMDLAACIDLIERPMGIMSILEEECMFPKASDSTFKAKLYDTHLGKNACFQKPRIIKGRPEAHFSLVHYAGTVDYNIGNWLVKNKDPLNETVVGLFQKSGLKFLANLFVGYAGAEGAPEEKAAGGKKKKGSSFQTVSALHRENLGKLMTNLRSTHPHFVRCLIPNETKTPGAMENPLVMHQLRCNGVLEGIRICRKGFPNRILYADFKQRYRILNPNAIPEGQFMDNMKAAEKLLGSLDIDHTQYRLGHTKVFFKAGLLGTLEEMRDDRLALIITGLQARSRGLLARIEFQKIVERRDALLVIQWNIRAFMGVKNWPWMKMYFKIKPLLKSAETEKEMANMKEEFLKLKEAYAKSEARRKELEEKMVSLIQEKNDLQIAVQTSEDTIGDAEERCEGLIKSKIQLEAKAKELTERLEDEEEMNSELTAKKRKLEDECSELKKDIDDLELTLAKVEKEKHATENKVKNLTEEMAALDEIIAKLTKEKKALQEAHQQTLDDLQSEEDKVNTLTKAKAKLEQQVDDLEGSLEQEKKVRMDLERAKRKLEGDLKLTQESLMDLENDKQQMEERMKKKDFEMSQLNSKIEDEQAMSAQLQKKLKELQARIEELEEELESERAARAKVEKQRADLARELEEISERLEEAGGATAAQIEMNKKREAEFQKVRRDLEEATLQHEATAASLRKKNADSVADLGEQIDNLQRVKQKLEKEKSELRLELDDVASNMEQIVKSKTNLEKMCRTLEDQMSEYRTKAEEGQRSINDFTMQKAKLQTENGELARQLEEKDSLVSQLTRGKQSNVQQIEDLKRQLEEEVKAKNALAHAVQSARHDSDLLREQYEEEQEAKAELQRGMSKANAEVAQWRTKYETDAIQKTEELEDAKKKLAQRLQDAEEAVEAVNAKCSSLEKTKHRLQNEIEDLMVDVERSNAAAAALDKKQRNFDKVLAEWKQKFEEAQTELESSQKEARSLSTELFKLKNSYEESLDHLESMKRENKNLQEEISDLTEQLGEGGKSIHELEKIRKQLEQEKAEIQSALEEAEGSLEHEEGKILRAQLEFNQVKADIERKLVEKDEEMEMNKRNQQRVVDTLQSSLESETRSRNEALRLKKKMEGDLNEMEIQLSQANRQATEAQKQLKGLHSHLKDSQMQLDDALRGSDDLKENIAIVERRNNLMQAELDELRAMVEQTERGRKLAEQELLDVSERVQLLHSQNTSLLSQKKKLEGDTSQLQNEVEEAVQECRNAEEKAKKAITDAAMMAEELKKEQDTSSHLERMKKNMEQTIKDLQHRLDEAEQIAMKGGKKQIQKLESRVRELESEVEMEQRRSSDSVKGVRKYERRIKELTYQTEEDRKNLSRLQDLVDKLQLKVKSYKRTSEEAEEQANANLGKFRKIQHELDEAEERADIAESQVNKMRAKSRDSSSKKGKDEE, from the exons ATGGGGGACAGTTTGATGGCAGAGTTTGGCGCCGCAGCTTCCTATCTGCGTAAGTCAGACAAGGAGCGTATGGAATGCCAGACTAGACCCTTTGACATAAAGAGAGAGTGCTATGTGCCAGACCCTGAGGTTGAGTACGTCAAGGCCACAATCACCAGCAGAGATGGGGCTAAAGTCACCGTTGATACTGAGTTTGGAAAG ACTGTTACTGTGAAGGAGGACGACGTTCACCCCCAGAACCCGCCAAAGTTTGATAAAATTGAGGACATGGCGATGTTCACCTTCCTGCATGAGCCTGCTGTGCTGTTTAACCTCAAAGAGCGTTACGCAGCCTGGATGATCTAC ACCTACTCAGGGCTGTTCTGTGTCACTGTCAACCCCTACAAGTGGCTGCCAGTGTACGATCAGTCTGTTGTCAATGCATACAGAGGCAAGAAGAGGACAGAAGCTCCTCCTCACATCTTCTCCATCTCTGACAATGCCTACCAGTACATGTTGTCAG ACAGGGAAAATCAGTCTGTTCTTATCAC TGGAGAATCCGGTGCTGGAAAGACTGTGAACACCAAGAGGGTCATTCAGTACTTTGCCAGCATTGCTGCTGTCAGTGGAAAGAAAAGCGCTGCAGAAGAAAAAAAG GGGACGCTGGAGGATCAAATCATCCAGGCCAATCCTGCCCTGGAGGCTTTTGGTAATGCCAAGACCATCAGGAATGACAACTCCTCTCGATTC GGTAAATTCATCCGAATTCATTTTGGAGTCAGTGGGAAGCTTTCGTCTGCTGACATTGAGACTT ATCTTCTGGAGAAGTCACGTGTAACTTTCCAGCTCAAGGCTGAGAGAGACTATCACATCTTCTACCAGATCCTGTCCCAAAAGAAACCAGAACTGCTGG AGATGCTACTCATCACCAGCAATCCCTATGACTACGCCTTCATCTCCCAAGGAGAGATTACTGTAACTTCCATTAATGACGCAGATGAGCTAATGGCTactgat GATGCCTTTAATGTGCTTGGATTCTCCCAAGAAGAGATTAATGGCATTTATAAGCTGACTGGGGCCATCATGCACTACGGCAACATGAAGTTCAAGAATAAGCAGCGGGAGGAGCAAGCAGAGGCAGATGGCACTGAGG ATATTGACAAAGCTGCATATCTGATGGGCCTGAACTCTGCTGACCTGGTCAAGGGGCTGTGTCACCCAAGGGTCAAAGTAGGAAATGAGTGGGTCACCAAAGGTCAGAGTGTCGACCAG GTTAACTACTCCATTGGTGCACTGTCAAAGAAAATTTACGAGAACATGTTCCTCTGGATGGTGATAAGAATCAACCTTTCACTGGACACAAAGAACGCTCGCCAGCACTTCATTGGTGTGCTGGACATCGCTGGCTTTGAGATCTTTGAT TTCAACACCTTTGAGCAACTGTGCATCAACTTCACTAATGAGAAGCTGCAGCAGTTCTTCAACCACCACATGTTTGTGCTGGAGCAGGAAGAGTATAAGAAAGAGGGCATCGTCTGGGAGTTCATTGACTTCGGCATGGACTTGGCTGCCTGCATTGACCTCATTGAAAGG CCCATGGGTATCATGTCCATCCTTGAAGAGGAGTGCATGTTCCCCAAGGCCAGTGATTCTACATTCAAAGCTAAGCTGTATGACACCCATCTGGGCAAAAATGCATGCTTCCAGAAGCCTAGGATTATTAAGGGTAGACCAGAGGCCCATTTCTCCCTGGTTCACTATGCTGGCACTGTTGACTACAACATTGGTAACTGGCTGGTGAAGAACAAGGACCCGCTGAATGAGACTGTGGTCGGACTGTTCCAGAAGTCAGGTCTTAAGTTCCTGGCCAACCTCTTTGTGGGCTATGCTGGTGCAGAAGGAG CACCTGAAGAAAAAGCGGCTGGGGGAAAGAAGAAGAAAGGCTCTTCCTTCCAGACTGTGTCTGCCTTGCACAGG GAGAACTTGGGTAAACTCATGACCAACTTGAGGTCTACTCACCCCCACTTTGTGCGTTGCCTCATCCCCAACGAGACCAAGACTCCTGGGGCCATGGAGAATCCTCTGGTTATGCACCAGCTGCGCTGTAACGGTGTGCTGGAAGGCATCAGGATCTGCAGAAAGGGCTTCCCCAACAGGATCCTGTATGCTGACTTCAAACAAAG ATACCGCATCCTCAATCCAAATGCTATCCCTGAGGGTCAGTTCATGGACAACATGAAGGCAGCAGAAAAACTTCTGGGCTCTCTGGACATTGACCACACCCAGTACAGATTAGGACACACTAAG GTGTTCTTCAAGGCTGGTCTCCTGGGTACCCTTGAGGAGATGAGAGATGACCGTCTCGCTCTTATCATCACTGGCCTCCAGGCCCGATCACGTGGTCTACTTGCCAGAATTGAGTTCCAGAAAATTGTTGAACGCAG GGATGCCTTGCTTGTGATCCAATGGAACATTCGGGCCTTCATGGGTGTCAAGAATTGGCCCTGGATGAAGATGTACTTCAAGATCAAACCACTGCTGAAGTCAGCAGAGACTGAGAAGGAGATGGCGAACATGAAGGAAGAATTCCTGAAGCTTAAAGAGGCTTATGCTAAAAGTGAAGCCCGTAGAAAGGAGCTGGAAGAGAAGATGGTCTCCCTTATCCAAGAGAAGAATGACCTGCAGATCGCTGTTCAAACT TCAGAAGACACTATTGGTGATGCTGAAGAGAGATGCGAGGGTCTGATCAAGAGCAAAATCCAGCTTGAGGCCAAAGCCAAAGAGTTGACAGAAAgactggaggatgaggaggagatgaaTTCAGAGCTGACTGCTAAGAAGAGGAAGCTGGAAGATGAGTGCTCAGAACTCAAGAAGGACATTGATGATCTGGAGCTCACTCTGGCTAAAGTGGAGAAGGAAAAGCATGCCACAGAGAACAAG GTTAAAAACCTTACTGAAGAAATGGCAGCTCTGGACGAAATCATTGCCAAGCTGACCAAGGAGAAGAAGGCTCTGCAGGAGGCTCATCAGCAAACATTGGATGACCTGCAGAGTGAGGAGGACAAGGTCAACACGCTGACCAAGGCCAAAGCCAAACTGGAACAGCAAGTTGATGAT CTTGAAGGGTCTCTGGAGCAAGAGAAGAAGGTGAGGATGGACCTTGAGAGAGCCAAAAGAAAGCTGGAAGGAGACTTGAAGTTGACCCAGGAGAGCCTAATGGACCTGGAGAACGACAAGCAGCAAATGGAGGAGAGAATGAAGAA GAAGGACTTTGAGATGAGCCAACTCAACAGCAAGATTGAGGATGAGCAGGCCATGAGTGCCCAACTTCAGAAGAAACTGAAGGAGCTGCAG GCCCGCATTGAGGAGTTGGAGGAAGAGCTGGAGTCTGAGAGAGCTGCCCGTGCCAAGGTGGAGAAACAGAGGGCAGACTTGGCCAGAGAGCTGGAGGAGATCAGTGAGAGACTGGAGGAGGCAGGTGGAGCCACTGCTGCCCAGATTGAGATGAACAAGAAGAGGGAGGCTGAGTTCCAGAAGGTGCGCAGAGACCTTGAAGAGGCTACTCTGCAGCATGAGGCTACAGCTGCTTCTCTGAGGAAGAAGAATGCTGACAGTGTGGCTGACCTGGGAGAGCAGATTGACAACCTTCAGAGAGTGAAgcagaagctggagaaggagaagagtgaGCTCAGGCTGGAGCTGGATGATGTGGCCTCCAACATGGAGCAGATTGTGAAGTCCAAA ACAAACTTGGAGAAAATGTGCCGCACTCTCGAGGACCAGATGAGTGAATACAGGACGAAAGCTGAGGAAGGACAGCGATCCATCAATGATTTCACCATGCAGAAAGCAAAGCTTCAAACTGAGAATG GTGAACTTGCCAGACAGCTGGAGGAGAAGGACTCTCTGGTCTCCCAACTGACCAGAGGTAAGCAGTCCAACGTTCAGCAGATTGAAGACCTCAAGAGACAACTGGAGGAAGAAGTCAAG GCAAAGAACGCACTTGCCCATGCAGTGCAGTCTGCTCGCCATGACTCAGATCTGCTGAGGGAGCAGtatgaggaggagcaggaggccaaGGCTGAGCTGCAGCGTGGCATGTCCAAGGCTAATGCTGAAGTGGCTCAGTGGAGAACCAAGTATGAAACTGATGCCATCCAGAAGACCGAGGAGCTTGAAGATGCAAA GAAAAAGCTGGCTCAGCGTCTGCAGGATGCAGAGGAAGCTGTGGAAGCTGTTAATGCTAAATGCTCCTCCCTGGAGAAGACTAAACACAGACTCCAGAATGAGATTGAAGATCTCATGGTGGATGTGGAGAGATCCAATGCAGCTGCTGCCGCTCTGGACAAAAAGCAAAGGAACTTCGACAAG GTCCTGGCTGAGTGGAAGCAGAAGTTTGAAGAGGCTCAGACTGAGCTGGAGAGTTCCCAGAAAGAGGCCAGATCTCTCAGTACTGAACTCTTCAAACTCAAGAACTCTTATGAGGAATCTCTCGATCATCTGGAGTCCATGAAAAGGGAGAACAAGAACCTCCAAG AGGAAATTTCTGACTTGACTGAGCAACTTGGTGAGGGCGGAAAGAGCATCCATGAGCTGGAGAAGATCCGTAAACAGCTGGAGCAGGAGAAGGCTGAGATACAGTCAGCTCTAGAGGAAGCTGAG GGCTCCCTAGAGCATGAGGAGGGCAAGATCCTGAGAGCACAGCTGGAGTTCAATCAGGTCAAAGCTGACATTGAACGGAAGCTAGTGGAGAAGGATGAGGAGATGGAGATGAATAAGAGGAACCAGCAGAGAGTGGTGGATACCCTGCAAAGCTCCCTGGAGTCAGAGACTCGCAGCAGGAATGAAGCTCTCAggctgaagaagaagatggagggagatcTCAATGAGATGGAGATCCAGCTCAGCCAGGCTAACAGGCAGGCAACAGAGGCCCAGAAGCAACTTAAGGGTCTTCATTCCCATCTGAAG GATTCTCAAATGCAGCTGGATGATGCTCTTCGTGGCAGTGATGACCTGAAGGAGAACATTGCTATTGTAGAGAGACGTAACAACCTGATGCAGGCTGAGCTGGATGAGTTGAGAGCCATGGTGGAGCAGACTGAGAGAGGCCGCAAACTGGCTGAGCAGGAACTGCTGGATGTTAGTGAGAGAGTTCAGCTGCTGCACTCACAG AACACCAGCCTGTTGAGCCAGAAGAAGAAGCTAGAGGGTGACACATCCCAGCTTCAGAATGAAGTGGAGGAGGCTGTGCAGGAGTGCAGAAACGCTGAGGAAAAGGCCAAAAAGGCCATTACTGATGCTGCCATGATGGCAGAGGAGCtgaagaaggagcaggacaccagTTCTCACCTGGAGCGCATGAAAAAGAACATGGAGCAGACCATCAAGGACCTGCAGCACCGCCTGGATGAAGCTGAACAAATTGCCATGAAAGGTGGCAAGAAGCAGATCCAGAAGCTGGAGTCCAGA GTGAGGGAGCTAGAGAGTGAAGTGGAAATGGAGCAAAGGAGGAGCAGTGATTCTGTGAAAGGAGTCCGTAAATATGAGAGACGCATCAAGGAGCTCACCTACCAG ACTGAGGAAGACCGTAAGAATTTGTCCCGTCTTCAGGACCTGGTGGACAAACTGCAGCTGAAGGTCAAATCCTACAAGAGAACTTCAGAGGAGGCT GAGGAACAAGCCAATGCTAATTTGGGCAAGTTCCGCAAGATTCAACATGAACTGGATGAGGCAGAGGAGAGGGCTGATATTGCTGAGTCTCAGGTTAACAAGATGAGAGCCAAGAGTCGTGATTCCAGCTCCAAG AAAGGAAAGGATGAGGAGTGA